The nucleotide sequence gtcctaaatggagaggatctcaaCTCATTCCCCCATTACTTGTTGTATTTTGGCCAAAAAGCGAAATTTATTTAATCCATAGTCGTGAATCGTTGCGGTAAATAtccaatgtttatttatttcattttcaaatttataaaagactacatttttccttcaatttttttttttttataaaagataatTTAATAGCCTCTTTTGCAAAAATATCACAACAAACTACACACATCTACTTTGATTCTATCTACatatctatttgttatattttttttcttaaattttatttttacataatttttcaatatgatatgaataatatttttcattttcaaatttaaaaaagataaattaattttttaaaagaaaatgcttcaaattttatttcatttaaaaaatctaGCTacatattcaactatatatattttgaaggaaatattttgtttaCTCTCTTTCAAAATTGGGGACGGAAAATTTAGTGAGACCATTATTAGATGAAAAATCTCAAAGGGATAAAAAGTGAATGTTGAGATATATAGATGGATCGAAAATGTATTTAACCTTTGTGGGTAGAATGCATCGTTAAATTCCAAGGGCTTGATCTAGTGATCTAGTAGTAAAAGGACAAGTTTTGAATCTGAGAGGTTCCGAGTTCGAGCACCATTAGTTTTCCCTGCCTTGGACTAGGGGCATCTTTCCTTCACCCTAAGTtttttgcaattaaaaaaatgcatcattATCTTTATGATAAGTCAGCTTAGTCATAAGTgcttgaattatttaatttcaaatctcatatgaaatttttgtaaagtGATAATTAGTTTCACCGttcttttttgagggaattaGTGTCACAGTTGTTGTTAACGatttttcttctctattttttttatttaaaacaagGTAGAATGCTTCAATATATTGCATCCCTAAAAATATAACCGAATCTAGATGAATAGTATAGTTATTTGCTGACTAAGCTTTGTATATATATTCTTCAAAGTTCAAAACCCTTTTTAAAGTAAATTGTACATGAGCAATTGCAAACTCAAACTTGTTGGGAATTTGAATATTTTCATGTAGGAATACTAGTAACATTAGTAAGAGCATGCAGCAAAGAACTTCTTCATATTATGTTTGAGCTAGCAAGAATTTGGATGGGTGTGCATGCCTTCATAAGTTGTTATCACATAACTCGAATCATTATTATCTCTCTCAACTCTTTTTTTTACAGGACACCCCTCCACTGAACACCTATAATAATTCCTGCAAtcacacatatacatatatatgatatacATACATGTATAAACTATATGTTATCAATTAATTTCATGGTATTCCAATATATATACCTTGGATTAGGGCTATTCTTAACCATTTTCTTTCCATACTTCCTCCATCTGTACCCATCATCAAGTATTTCAATCAGTGACTTTGTTTTGAATGCAACTCTTTCCTTAACTTCCTTCTTCCAATTCTCGTTTCcactcatattcatattattagTATCTCCTAAAACATGACAACAGTAACACCAATAATTAGAAGCTAAAGaaaatatacataattttttttaaacgacaaaatttattaataatcaaGTCTCTGCACAAGACGACCAGAGACCAGTAAGATAAAAATTGGCTTACTGATTGAACTAGAAGACCCCTCAATGTGGCTACCACCTGCTACTTCGTTGGCTTGAAAAACTAAAGACTCAGTGGTTGGATTGTTTTGTAGCCATTCATTGTCATCGAAACTCAAGTAGTCAGAGAGTTCAAATGGCCACTGCTGGTTGCTAAAATCACTTTCAGGTGATGATGAATTTGCTGTTCTTGGATTTTTCTCTGTCATTTTGGTGCATCTCTCATATggaaaaaatattacatcagtTCATACTATATATAAAACACTCAGCAGCCATAGTTTTAGTGACCAAGCTAGGCAGCTTCATGGAGACTTTCCTACATATGAATCATAATAGGAAGTTTCAAAGGTATATATTGAGACGTAGATAAATCAATGCCACGTACCAACATCACTTTAAAGGAATAtcagtagtttttttttttttgacaaaaaaggaATATCATTAATTAACAAATGCATGAATGGTGAATTAATTACTAGATGACACATAAGCAAGTGGACCAATATTTTGTTGATCCTAGTAGAACTAgactcaaatattttaaataagtttttacaTTTAAGAATTGTGATGGAAAATTTGTGGTTGAAAGAGATGAAATAATCTATGAAAGTATAGGCCACGTTCTCAAATGGAGATTAGTcattatcaaatttttttttaaggaagtcaTTAGCAAAGTTGATGAATACTTCATACCATGGTTGCAAGAAAAATCTGAGAGGAGGCCGACATGGTGCGTCACTAATGGATAATCGAATTTCTTAAAAACGTGGTTAAATGTGTCAAGGTAATGAGAGGTTCATCCATAAACACATTGAGTTTTGAACAACTAAGCACGACACATCTTAATTCAAAACTTTaatacattaaatatataaatcatctcAGAGATGGATGTGTTTCTACTTTGATTAGTGTGTATGAAAGAACATTGGTTGAAGAGATTAATCAACCTTTTACTACACCCCTCTTTTTTATAGTCAATGAcacatttgtaaaaaagaatgGCAAACACTTTAGTCCGGCAGTACCCATCATCCAATCATTTAGtgttatatcattttttatattaaattattttaaagaaaaattaaattttgaatttattttgctCACACGACGCCAATCAATATCgagcaaaatataaaaaaaaaaactctaaaaaaattgtttcaaaatgatggtaattttccatattttgatataatagtaattattttttcttaattagaCTTTAACAATATAGTATATGTATCACTCTCAAGTTATTGAGTTAGGATCCTCttcattttcaaaagaaatgtaagtgtctaagtttttttttttttgagataggATGTTTCAAGTTATTGTttctactttacatttatgaagTTATAATAATAAGAAGGTTAAAATTATTATTCACATTTCTACATTTATAACTCCTCCTTAACTTGTAGGAAATGATCTGATATGACAATTTTGTGGACAAATGAGAGGATATATGTAAATCTCAATAAACTCCATAGAATAGTCTTCTTTTTTCAGTTGAGAACACAtgcttaattaaaaaaataaattagtggGGCATACCAAGGATGACTTGGGGAAGACTTTCAATTTCAAGTGCTATTAAAGTTAGCTGCTATTATTGCGGTTAGAACTGACCGACCTCTTCACAACTGATGTGCAAGTCAAAAAGTGATAGTGAGATTTTTCTTGGTCTAACGGAAGTTTCAAGGAACCAAGAGTTTATATGTTAGCTGCTGGTATATTTGTATACCTGAATTATAGCTAACACAAATCATCTTTTTATTTGGCAAGCCTTCTAGAGTACTTGTAGTGGAAGTAACAATGAAAAGGTTTGAATTTTCCTCTTTTATAGTAAAAACTTTAGATTATATCCGtttgaacttagctcagttagtaaggataatgtataatatatgtaaagttcGGGGTTTAAACCCTGAACactatcaaagaaaaaaaaattatgattatatCAATTTCTACTTATTGTAGAGTCATTAATTCTTAACCAAACGATTGGACTCAAATAATTAATGAACTTCTCTTACGACTAATCTTTGAgaagaattgagtttgacttctCATAAAAACAATTCTTATCTTACAGGCTTTACTTGTCTCTCGGTCAAACTTTGATTATTATGACCCTTTTCCTAAAAATCGGACGGTTAAACcaaaaagtatatataattaAGTCCCCAACAAATGGTCACATATTTCTTGTTGATATTTATCTTTAGTTGACTTTCAAATGAATATGACACAATAGATTTAAATCAGTAGTAATCAAGAGTGGAAGTGATGATGTTACACCATCTATAATTGTGATACTGGAAACATTATCAAATTACAATTGTTAGGAAGTTCATACGTATCTTCTGCGAACTTTCATTTGAGGGATTGTTAGTGGTGTTCATCCCTCGTTGTAATTGATAAGTATAGCTATAGTAAAAGTTGACATCATATTTGTATCGTCATTCAATATGTAATGtaacaattattcaaaaaaacctATTTTCTATTCATAATTAACTCTGGTAATGAAACAATTCAACTGAACTCTGGTCCTATTAAAACATCCACTCTCTTATACCTTGTTTATTTCTAGATCTGTATGATAAGCCAAAAACGTTCCATTTACTAAACCTTTTAATTATTGGCCTTTATTGAGataatgtttttctttctccagctcatatttatgtcattttctttctGTGGGATGAGGTTGGGTGCTTTGTttagttttgttaaaaaaatcatttttgactCTAAATTGAAAAGCTATtaggattaattttttttaacactatttttttttttcaaaaataaggaGATAACAcataaactattaaaattaaatatatttttttaaatgattttatgggtagtaaacaacataaataatttcatatttttctttataaatctCTAGATCTTTTTaatacaaaaactattttttcaagCCTAAATAAACCTACCCAAAGAggcttcaaaaccattttttggtaaatttttttttttaaattgttttttcctatcatttttcatgaaaaaaaaattgggaaaaaataaaaagtcgaAAAAACAAACCCTCtagaaattatattttgttgactttctttttatttatctttgtatgaagaaaaggctaaataaaaatgaatttctttTTAATCCACGCATCCTAACTAAACTGACAAAATATTACAATGTTAAGCCCGACCCCATGATCGGGATACGACCCGGACACTTCCACTCACTACAAGAAAACTGCATTTTAGCCTCCAATTTTAGTGTCGGCCGCCGACACCGACGCTAGTAGCGTCCGGTTAGAGTCGGCTTATCTCGCGCTAGATCtatttctaatttttcttttcttttaaaataatagagTCGGCCTAGCAGAGGCTACATGTTAGTGGGACCTACATATGACTTTTCAAACTATATTTAGAGTCGTCCTATCCAACTCTATTGTTATTACTAATAAaaattttactttataaaattaatattaactcTTTTActcaaatcaacaaaataaaaattacttcaAAAATTCAATCACCACATATCTGAACCCTATCCTCTTCACCCATTTTTCATCTAACCATCATCCTTCAAAACTATCTTCGTCCCTAACGTCACCTAATCCATAACCCTCTTCGTCGACCCTCTTCCTCACCTAACTCATCATTCAAAATCTCTCCTTTTTACAGTTCTTGTTATTCAAAACCCTTCACACACCCTTACTGTTCCGCGCTTCGTTACGCCGCCGAAGCTTTTCCTTACGAAGAACCTTCGAAATCGAATAGCGATGAGGGTCTTCAGATCGCAAAGCTTGGGATT is from Medicago truncatula cultivar Jemalong A17 chromosome 1, MtrunA17r5.0-ANR, whole genome shotgun sequence and encodes:
- the LOC11431461 gene encoding probable WRKY transcription factor 50 — translated: MTEKNPRTANSSSPESDFSNQQWPFELSDYLSFDDNEWLQNNPTTESLVFQANEVAGGSHIEGSSSSIRDTNNMNMSGNENWKKEVKERVAFKTKSLIEILDDGYRWRKYGKKMVKNSPNPRNYYRCSVEGCPVKKRVERDNNDSSYVITTYEGMHTHPNSC